A stretch of the Cucurbita pepo subsp. pepo cultivar mu-cu-16 chromosome LG16, ASM280686v2, whole genome shotgun sequence genome encodes the following:
- the LOC111777513 gene encoding SMR domain-containing protein At5g58720 isoform X2, with protein MKNPRNRKKKKKIPAALEPTAAIIVAKDDINAVGAVTEAFSAASLNDPAANASREARVGLNEDADAFDSGFGDCIDDLTTTSSSSAITASCSSSYSSEDVLDYKGYMGKKQKRIVASTGTVSTVLGKDYVRSSLKRDSRNKFMEFDHGNISQQEAEQFLCSMLGNECELSMAVVRDVLCQCGYDVDKALNVLLDLAAPRQSGSDRYSRNGADFEQDLRSPVEQIENSLDRASDSTSYSSESEFQESIWSIAAGCRNDVKVLGGSEVEESQPSRRIESELPQTLLETLFNVPRSPEYEPSAMNWRSMVKKMQSLGPAIDVTALSCVQDTCDNKAKDDYQFYRKNANQHWDSAKSYYQKATTTYTKGERSYASYLSEQGRAQARQAQKADDKASHNIFIARNREIENVITIDLHGQHVKQAMRLLKMHLLFGSYVPFNFDLIFSNFIKLKPILE; from the exons ATGAAGAACCCTAGGaataggaagaagaagaagaagatcccGGCGGCTTTGGAGCCGACCGCTGCTATTATTGTTGCCAAAGATGACATTAACGCCGTCGGCGCGGTGACCGAGGCGTTCTCGGCGGCTTCTTTGAACGATCCAGCAGCGAATGCTTCTCGTGAAGCTAGGGTCGGCTTGAACGAAGATGCTGATGCTTTTGATTCTGGCTTCGGCGACTGTATCGATGATCTGACAACGACTTCGTCGTCCAGCGCGATCACGGCTTCGTGTTCGAGTTCGTATTCTTCGGAGGATGTTTTAGATTATAAGGGTTATATGGGGAAGAAGCAGAAGCGGATCGTTGCTTCCACGGGAACAGTATCCACTGTTTTAGGGAAGGATTATGTTCGGTCGTCCTTGAAGAGAGATTCGAGGAATAAATTCATGGAGTTTGACCATGGGAACATTTCTCAACAGGAGGCGGAGCAGTTCCTTTGCTCCATGCTAGGAAACGAGTGTGAACTGAGCATGGCCGTCGTAAGAGATGTGCTCT GTCAATGTGGATATGATGTGGATAAG GCTTTAAATGTTTTACTTGATTTAGCTGCCCCTAGACAGTCTGGAAGTGATAGGTACTCACGTAATGGTGCTGACTTCGAACAAGATTTGAGATCTCCAGTTGAACAGATTGAAAAT TCGCTAGATCGTGCATCCGATTCTACCTCCTATTCGTCCGAAAGTGAATTTCAGGAGAGTATATGGTCGATTGCTGCTGGTTGTAG gaaTGATGTGAAGGTTCTTGGTGGTTCCGAAGTCGAAGAATCACAGCCCTCAAGACGTATTGAATCTGAGCTCCCTCAGACATTGTTAGAGACTTTATTCAACGTTCCGAGAAGTCCTGAATATGAACCCAGCGCCATGAATTGGAGAAGTATGGTTAAGAAAATGCAATCTCTGGGACCTGCCATTGATGTCACTGCCTTAAGTTGTGTCCAGGATACTTGTGACAATAAAG CTAAAGATGACTATCAGTTCTACAGGAAAAATGCAAATCAGCATTGGGATTCCGCAAAATCCTATTACCAGAAG GCAACAACGACGTATACAAAAGGAGAACGCAGTTATGCATCTTACCTATCAGAGCAG GGGAGAGCGCAAGCTAGACAGGCGCAGAAGGCTGATGACAAAGCAAGTCACAATATATTTATAGCCAG AAATAGGGAGATAGAGAATGTGATAACAATTGATTTGCATGGGCAACATGTGAAACAGGCAATGAGGCTTCTTAAAATGCACCTCCTATTTGGATCTTATGTTCCCT TCAATTTTGATCTCATCTTTTCAAACTTCATCAAATTGAAACCTATACTTGAATAA
- the LOC111777513 gene encoding SMR domain-containing protein At5g58720 isoform X1, with protein MKNPRNRKKKKKIPAALEPTAAIIVAKDDINAVGAVTEAFSAASLNDPAANASREARVGLNEDADAFDSGFGDCIDDLTTTSSSSAITASCSSSYSSEDVLDYKGYMGKKQKRIVASTGTVSTVLGKDYVRSSLKRDSRNKFMEFDHGNISQQEAEQFLCSMLGNECELSMAVVRDVLCQCGYDVDKALNVLLDLAAPRQSGSDRYSRNGADFEQDLRSPVEQIENSLDRASDSTSYSSESEFQESIWSIAAGCRNDVKVLGGSEVEESQPSRRIESELPQTLLETLFNVPRSPEYEPSAMNWRSMVKKMQSLGPAIDVTALSCVQDTCDNKAKDDYQFYRKNANQHWDSAKSYYQKATTTYTKGERSYASYLSEQGRAQARQAQKADDKASHNIFIARNREIENVITIDLHGQHVKQAMRLLKMHLLFGSYVPSIQSLRVITGCGSHGVGKSKLKTSVIKLLENEGIKWSEENRGTILIKLSGYREFNFLDSHSDTE; from the exons ATGAAGAACCCTAGGaataggaagaagaagaagaagatcccGGCGGCTTTGGAGCCGACCGCTGCTATTATTGTTGCCAAAGATGACATTAACGCCGTCGGCGCGGTGACCGAGGCGTTCTCGGCGGCTTCTTTGAACGATCCAGCAGCGAATGCTTCTCGTGAAGCTAGGGTCGGCTTGAACGAAGATGCTGATGCTTTTGATTCTGGCTTCGGCGACTGTATCGATGATCTGACAACGACTTCGTCGTCCAGCGCGATCACGGCTTCGTGTTCGAGTTCGTATTCTTCGGAGGATGTTTTAGATTATAAGGGTTATATGGGGAAGAAGCAGAAGCGGATCGTTGCTTCCACGGGAACAGTATCCACTGTTTTAGGGAAGGATTATGTTCGGTCGTCCTTGAAGAGAGATTCGAGGAATAAATTCATGGAGTTTGACCATGGGAACATTTCTCAACAGGAGGCGGAGCAGTTCCTTTGCTCCATGCTAGGAAACGAGTGTGAACTGAGCATGGCCGTCGTAAGAGATGTGCTCT GTCAATGTGGATATGATGTGGATAAG GCTTTAAATGTTTTACTTGATTTAGCTGCCCCTAGACAGTCTGGAAGTGATAGGTACTCACGTAATGGTGCTGACTTCGAACAAGATTTGAGATCTCCAGTTGAACAGATTGAAAAT TCGCTAGATCGTGCATCCGATTCTACCTCCTATTCGTCCGAAAGTGAATTTCAGGAGAGTATATGGTCGATTGCTGCTGGTTGTAG gaaTGATGTGAAGGTTCTTGGTGGTTCCGAAGTCGAAGAATCACAGCCCTCAAGACGTATTGAATCTGAGCTCCCTCAGACATTGTTAGAGACTTTATTCAACGTTCCGAGAAGTCCTGAATATGAACCCAGCGCCATGAATTGGAGAAGTATGGTTAAGAAAATGCAATCTCTGGGACCTGCCATTGATGTCACTGCCTTAAGTTGTGTCCAGGATACTTGTGACAATAAAG CTAAAGATGACTATCAGTTCTACAGGAAAAATGCAAATCAGCATTGGGATTCCGCAAAATCCTATTACCAGAAG GCAACAACGACGTATACAAAAGGAGAACGCAGTTATGCATCTTACCTATCAGAGCAG GGGAGAGCGCAAGCTAGACAGGCGCAGAAGGCTGATGACAAAGCAAGTCACAATATATTTATAGCCAG AAATAGGGAGATAGAGAATGTGATAACAATTGATTTGCATGGGCAACATGTGAAACAGGCAATGAGGCTTCTTAAAATGCACCTCCTATTTGGATCTTATGTTCCCT CCATTCAGTCCCTGAGGGTTATCACCGGATGTGGATCTCATGGTGTAGGAAAATCAAAGCTGAAAACTTCG GTAATCAAACTCCTAGAAAATGAGGGCATCAAATGGAGTGAAGAGAATCGGGGAACCATACTGATCAAGCTCAGTGGTTACAGAGAGTTTAACTTTCTGGATTCTCATAGCGATACCGAGTAA